GGACGGTGGCTTTATCCCATCGGAGCGCGAATATTATCATCGCTATGGTCTGGACGCGGAAAAGCTTGGCCACGCCAAAGATGATGCGATTGTGATGCACCCCGGCCCCATGAACCGCGGCGTCGAGATTGACGGCGAAATTGCCGACGACATCAACCGCTCGGTCATTCAGGAACAGGTGGAGATGGGCGTCGCCGTGCGTATGGCCGCGATGGACCTTTTGGCGCGCAACTTGCGTGAGGCCCGCGCCAATGCTCCGGTGGAGGTGTAATATGGAAGACCCGAAAGATCCGAAAATGAGCGGCCGCGTGGCCACCGTCGCCCTTTTGGTGATGTTTGCCATCGTGGGCCTCATGGTCTGGGTTGGCGGGTAAAGGAACGGCTGTGGCGCAGGATCGGGACATTGGGATCAAGGCGCTGAAGGATCAGGGGTTTGATCTTCATGGCGGCGAAGAGATTATGGATGCCTTTCGCCCGAATTTCCTGTCCTTTCTGCAACGTAGTCTGGTGATCGGGATTTTGACCACTTTGGGGTTCGCCCTTGTTCCTGGCCTCTCGATCAGTTTCGCAGCGCAAGTGGGGTTGGCTCTGATCATTGTGGTGCTCTGGTTCTTTGTCTTTGACGAATGGCAGGAGTGGCGTGATCGTGGCGCCGATCTGTGGATCCTGACCAACCATCGATTGTTTTTGGTCAATCCACGAGAGGACGATAGCGTCAGCTGGTGGAACCTGTCTGATATTCAGTCGGTACGGCCTGTCTTTTGGTGGAGCCTTCGGATCAGGGCGCGTGACGGGCGGGCGACCGTCATGAGCTATGTGCGGCCAGATCGTAAACTAAGGGATCGCATAATGCAGGCAAAGGACGGCACTTCAGATGGCTGATCTGTTGCACATTGCACCGGGCGAGCGGGGGACCATTCGGATATTCTCGGTCGAAATGGACGCCAGCGCGCGACACAAGATCCTTCATCCCAAGCCTGATACAGCGCCTACGGGTGCGGCGCTTGGTGCTTTGCTGGGAATTGACTGGATCGATCCGGATCACGCGGAGCTTTTTGATGTCTCGGACTTGGATGATTTGGGCCTTGTGGGCTTTCTCGGCCACGGGGCTGGAGTTTCTGAAAAAGACCTCGTGCCGCATCGCGCTTTGCTAGATGGCCTAAAAGGTACTCTTTTGATCGTCTTTGCGCGTGGGTTCGAAAATAGCACCGAGGACTTGAGGCCCGCGGCAAATGTAACGCCGATCCTGTATCTGTCGGAAGCGACGACGCCGGTCCATTTTGAGCCCCTTAAAAGCCAAGCCTTCGAGGGCACTTTGAGCGCCTCGGCGCCTGCCTCGCAAAGCCCGCATCTGACAGTTCTGGTGGCGATATTGGCTTTGCCGATCTTGGCGCTGATCCTCGGCGCAGTGCTATGGGGCCTGATGCGATGACCAGCCACGCCCAAGCAAATTTGTTGACGCCCGAAGCCAGAGAGGGCATGTCGCGTCAAACGCGCCAAGACCTGCAGAAAGAGATGACATGAAGACAGTTTTCATCAATGCACGGCTGATTGATCCCACATCAGAGCAAGACCTTTTCGGCAGTCTTCTGGTCGAAGACGGCATGATCTCGGCGATTGGGGCGGATATTTCGGTACCTGACGCGCCGGAGGTTGTGGATTGTGAGGGGCTTTGTCTTGCCCCCGGCATCGTCGACATCGGCGTGAAAGTTTGCGAACCGGGTGAGCGTCATAAAGAAAGCTATCGATCTGCAGGGCTTGCGGCGGCGGCAGGTGGGGTCACAACGATCGTCACGCGCCCGGACACGAGCCCGGCGATTGACACGCCTGAAACGCTGGAATTTGCCACCCGCCGCGCCAATGAAGCCGCGCCGGTGAATGTCGTCCCGATGGCTGCTCTGACCAAAGACCGCGCGGGTCGCGAGATGACAGAGATCGGCTTTCTGATGGACGCGGGCGCCGTGGCTTTCACCGATTGCGACCATGTGGTGGTCGACACCAAAGTCTTTTCCCGTGCGCTGACATATGCGCGCAGCCTCGGCGCGCTGGTCATTGCGCATCCTCAGGATCCGGACCTGTCCAAAGGGGCGGCTGCGACGTCGGGCAAATTCGCGTCTTTGCGCGGCTTGCCAGCCGTGTCCCCGATTGCCGAGCGCATGGGGCTTGATCGCGACATCGCCTTGGTGGAAGTCACCGGCGCGAAATACCATGCGGATCAGATCACCGCCGCGCGTGCGCTTCCGGCTTTGGAGCGCGCCAAGGCCAATGGCTTGGACATCACGGCCGGCACCTCGATCCATCACCTGACGCTGAACGAGCTGGACGTGGCGGACTATCGGACCTTCTTTAAGGTCAAACCACCTCTGCGGAGCGAGGATGACAGGCAGGCCATTATTGCCGCTGTGAAATCAGGCTTGATCGACGTGATCAGCTCGATGCACACCCCACAAGACGAAGAGAGCAAACGCCTTCCATTTGAAGAAGCCGCTTCCGGGGCCGTCGCTTTAGAGACACTCCTGCCCGCGGCGCTGCGGTTGTACCATTCGGACCTGCTGACGCTGCAAGAATTGTTCCGAGCGATGTCCTTCAATCCCGCCCAGAGGCTTGGGCTGGCAAGTGGCCGCCTTGAGGCCGGCGCCCCGGCCGATCTAGTGCTGTTTGACCCGGATGCCCCCTTCGTGCTGGATCGCTTCAAACTGAAATCCAAATCCAAAAACACGCCGTTTGACGGGCAACGATTGCAGGGCAAGACACGCGCGACCTATGTTGGCGGACAGGCGGTCTATCAGAACTGACGCCCCTAAGACGGAGCAAGACAATGCCAGACTTCACCACAGCCCCTTCGCTTTTGGCCCTTGCCGCCGTGCTTGGCTATCTGCTTGGGTCGATCCCCTTTGGCATGGTGCTCGCGCGGGTGATGGGGTTGGGCAACCTGCGCGACATCGGGTCAGGGAATATCGGAGCGACCAATGTTCTGCGTACCGGATCCAAAACCGCGGCGGCTCTGACGTTGGTCTTGG
This is a stretch of genomic DNA from Cognatishimia activa. It encodes these proteins:
- the pyrC gene encoding dihydroorotase codes for the protein MKTVFINARLIDPTSEQDLFGSLLVEDGMISAIGADISVPDAPEVVDCEGLCLAPGIVDIGVKVCEPGERHKESYRSAGLAAAAGGVTTIVTRPDTSPAIDTPETLEFATRRANEAAPVNVVPMAALTKDRAGREMTEIGFLMDAGAVAFTDCDHVVVDTKVFSRALTYARSLGALVIAHPQDPDLSKGAAATSGKFASLRGLPAVSPIAERMGLDRDIALVEVTGAKYHADQITAARALPALERAKANGLDITAGTSIHHLTLNELDVADYRTFFKVKPPLRSEDDRQAIIAAVKSGLIDVISSMHTPQDEESKRLPFEEAASGAVALETLLPAALRLYHSDLLTLQELFRAMSFNPAQRLGLASGRLEAGAPADLVLFDPDAPFVLDRFKLKSKSKNTPFDGQRLQGKTRATYVGGQAVYQN